One Archangium lipolyticum DNA segment encodes these proteins:
- a CDS encoding DUF2911 domain-containing protein: MKKLLGCVVAVAMALTALPAAAQLELPAASPSAKVVQSVGLTEISVDYSSPAVKGRKVWGALVPFDQVWRTGANAATKITFSRDVTFGGKPVPAGTYSIVSVPTQKEWTVVLNKELGLFGGGKSYDAKDDVVRVTATPTEIPHRERLTFLFSNTTDDQTSLDFEWEKLRVSVPITVDTKTHAQANIQSAVNGSWRSLANAARYVADTSKDYPTALKYADNSLAIQSHWYNNWIKADILARSGKIADARKFAQIAWDLGQKDPNFFFKDQVAKALQDWKGKK; the protein is encoded by the coding sequence ATGAAGAAGCTTCTTGGGTGCGTAGTCGCGGTGGCCATGGCCCTCACCGCGTTGCCCGCCGCGGCGCAGCTCGAGCTGCCTGCCGCGAGCCCCTCGGCGAAGGTGGTGCAGAGCGTGGGACTGACCGAGATCTCGGTCGATTACTCCAGCCCCGCGGTCAAGGGGCGCAAGGTATGGGGCGCGCTGGTCCCCTTTGATCAGGTGTGGCGCACGGGTGCCAACGCGGCCACGAAGATCACCTTCAGCAGGGATGTGACGTTCGGCGGGAAGCCGGTCCCGGCGGGCACCTACTCCATCGTCTCCGTGCCCACCCAGAAGGAGTGGACGGTGGTGCTGAACAAGGAGCTGGGCCTGTTCGGCGGCGGAAAGAGCTACGACGCCAAGGACGACGTCGTGCGCGTCACCGCGACGCCCACCGAGATTCCCCACCGCGAGCGCCTGACGTTCCTCTTCTCCAACACCACCGACGACCAGACCTCGCTCGATTTCGAGTGGGAGAAGCTGCGCGTCTCCGTGCCGATCACCGTCGACACGAAGACGCATGCGCAGGCCAACATCCAGTCCGCGGTGAACGGCTCGTGGCGCTCGCTGGCCAACGCGGCCCGCTACGTGGCCGACACGTCGAAGGACTACCCCACGGCGCTGAAGTACGCGGACAACTCGCTCGCCATCCAGTCGCACTGGTACAACAACTGGATCAAGGCCGACATCCTGGCGCGCTCGGGGAAGATCGCCGACGCCCGCAAGTTCGCCCAGATCGCCTGGGACCTGGGACAGAAGGATCCGAACTTCTTCTTCAAGGATCAGGTCGCCAAGGCCCTGCAGGACTGGAAGGGCAAGAAGTAG
- a CDS encoding PIG-L family deacetylase produces MRNLVLLGTALAMSLGIWSTALAQPARQPHAGELAAGIRRLGVVGSVLYVAAHPDDENTRLLAYLAGGRGVRAGYLSMTRGDGGQNLIGTEQDELLGLIRTHELLAARRVDGAEQLFTRARDFGYSKSADETLRIWGRDEVLADVVLAIRRFQPDVIITRFTTKPPNHGHHTSSAILAEAAFTAAADPARYPEQLGELKPWKADRLLNNTSTWNLKPDADMSGYLALDVGGYDPLLGRSWGEISAESRSQHKSQGFGVPAERGTQLEYFTPLAGTKPKSDLFEGLELTWRRWSGTEQVVRSIDEAVNGFDARAPHRSIPALLRVHEAISALPDSNPWKALKLRETEALVAACAGLFLEARAAETAAVPGSQVALNLVALNRSPAALRLVGVTLPGGESVAAGANLADNKPFKLSRPVAIPGDARISTPYWLRKPVAGGLYALDEQDRALVGRPEGEPALTVTFVYEVGGKRFSVVRPVVYAWTDPVRGELYRAFEIAPAVTATLERDVLMFPNGTAQSVAVVLAAGKADAAGKVRLEMPKGWRAEPAEVPFQIAARGDERTVRFQVTPPKGASERGRLRVVVDSGGRSESWRVRTVTHEHIPPQTVRQPSEAALVPFTLATKVRRLGYIPGPGDRVAESLAAVGYEVTLLPEERLASEKLERFEAILVGVRAFNANPRLALHHERLMKYVEQGGRLLVQYNTNSRVGPLNSSIGPYPLEIGRDRVTDETAAMTPVDPNHPILKGPNRLEAADFQGWVQERGLYFASKWDERYKPVFAMNDAGEEPLRGGLLVARHGKGTFVYTGLAFFRQLPSGVPGAYRLLANLLAQ; encoded by the coding sequence ATGCGGAACCTGGTCCTTCTTGGAACGGCACTGGCCATGAGCCTCGGAATCTGGTCGACGGCACTCGCGCAACCCGCCCGGCAGCCCCATGCGGGGGAGCTCGCCGCGGGGATCCGGCGCCTGGGCGTGGTCGGGAGCGTGCTGTACGTGGCGGCCCATCCCGACGACGAGAACACGCGGCTGCTGGCCTACCTGGCTGGTGGACGGGGTGTGCGCGCGGGTTATCTCTCGATGACCCGTGGAGATGGCGGGCAGAACCTCATCGGGACCGAGCAGGATGAGCTGCTCGGGCTCATCCGCACGCACGAGCTGCTCGCGGCGCGGCGCGTCGACGGCGCCGAGCAGCTGTTCACGCGGGCGAGGGACTTCGGCTACTCGAAGAGCGCCGACGAGACGCTGCGCATCTGGGGCCGCGACGAGGTGCTGGCCGACGTCGTGCTCGCCATCCGCCGCTTCCAGCCGGATGTCATCATCACGCGCTTCACCACGAAGCCGCCGAACCACGGGCACCACACCTCCTCGGCGATCCTGGCGGAGGCGGCCTTCACGGCGGCGGCCGACCCGGCGCGCTACCCCGAGCAGCTCGGGGAGCTGAAGCCGTGGAAGGCCGACAGGCTGCTGAACAACACCTCGACGTGGAACCTGAAGCCGGACGCGGACATGTCCGGCTACCTCGCGCTGGATGTCGGCGGCTACGACCCGCTGCTGGGCCGCTCCTGGGGAGAGATCTCCGCGGAGAGCCGCAGCCAGCACAAGAGCCAGGGCTTCGGAGTGCCGGCCGAGCGCGGGACGCAGCTGGAGTACTTCACGCCCCTGGCCGGGACGAAGCCGAAGTCCGACCTGTTCGAGGGACTCGAGCTCACGTGGCGGCGGTGGAGCGGTACGGAGCAGGTGGTACGGAGCATCGACGAGGCGGTGAACGGGTTCGATGCGCGCGCCCCCCACCGCAGCATCCCGGCGTTGCTGCGCGTGCACGAGGCGATCTCCGCCCTGCCGGACAGCAACCCGTGGAAGGCGCTCAAGCTGCGTGAGACCGAGGCGCTCGTGGCCGCGTGCGCGGGCCTGTTCCTCGAGGCGCGTGCAGCGGAGACGGCGGCCGTCCCGGGCAGCCAGGTGGCGTTGAACCTGGTGGCGCTGAACCGCTCGCCCGCCGCGCTCCGGCTGGTGGGAGTGACGCTCCCGGGCGGCGAGTCCGTGGCGGCCGGTGCCAACCTCGCCGACAACAAGCCCTTCAAGCTCTCCAGGCCGGTGGCGATTCCTGGGGACGCACGCATCTCCACGCCCTACTGGCTCCGCAAGCCCGTCGCGGGCGGCCTCTACGCGCTGGACGAGCAGGATCGCGCGCTCGTGGGCAGGCCCGAGGGAGAGCCCGCCCTGACGGTGACCTTCGTCTACGAGGTCGGCGGCAAGCGTTTCTCCGTGGTACGGCCGGTGGTCTACGCGTGGACGGATCCGGTGCGGGGCGAGCTGTACCGGGCCTTCGAGATCGCCCCGGCCGTCACGGCGACGCTCGAGCGGGATGTCCTCATGTTCCCCAATGGCACGGCGCAGTCCGTCGCGGTGGTGCTGGCCGCGGGCAAGGCGGACGCGGCCGGCAAGGTCCGGCTGGAGATGCCGAAGGGCTGGCGCGCCGAGCCCGCCGAGGTGCCGTTCCAGATCGCCGCGCGCGGCGACGAGCGCACGGTCCGCTTCCAGGTCACCCCGCCCAAGGGCGCGAGCGAGCGGGGCCGGCTGCGCGTCGTCGTCGACAGCGGAGGCCGCTCCGAGTCGTGGCGCGTGCGCACCGTGACGCACGAGCACATCCCGCCGCAGACGGTACGCCAGCCCTCCGAGGCGGCGCTGGTGCCCTTCACCCTGGCCACGAAGGTGCGGCGGCTCGGGTACATCCCCGGGCCGGGAGACCGCGTGGCCGAGAGCCTCGCGGCCGTCGGGTACGAGGTGACGCTGCTGCCCGAGGAGCGCCTGGCCTCCGAGAAGCTCGAGCGCTTCGAGGCCATCCTCGTCGGCGTGCGCGCCTTCAACGCCAACCCGCGCCTCGCGCTCCACCACGAGCGGCTCATGAAGTACGTGGAGCAGGGAGGGCGGTTGCTGGTGCAGTACAACACCAACAGCCGCGTGGGACCGCTCAACTCCTCCATCGGCCCCTACCCCCTGGAGATCGGACGCGATCGCGTGACAGACGAGACCGCGGCGATGACGCCCGTCGACCCCAATCACCCGATCCTGAAGGGCCCCAACCGGCTGGAGGCCGCCGATTTCCAGGGCTGGGTCCAGGAGCGGGGCCTCTATTTCGCCTCGAAGTGGGACGAGCGTTACAAGCCCGTGTTCGCCATGAATGATGCTGGCGAGGAACCGCTCCGCGGCGGGCTGCTCGTCGCACGCCACGGCAAGGGGACCTTCGTCTACACGGGCCTCGCCTTCTTCCGTCAGCTCCCCTCGGGTGTACCCGGGGCCTACCGCCTGCTCGCGAACCTCCTCGCTCAATGA
- a CDS encoding sodium:solute symporter family transporter translates to MTLLDWLVLIGTTAFIVGWGLWRTRGERDTASSYLRGDQDLRWPTIGLSVMATQASAITFLSVPGQAYEDGMRFVQFYFGLPLAMVIVSAIFVPIYYRLNVITAYEYLESRFDLKTRLLGAFLFLIQRGLASGITIYAPSIILSAIFGWPLEPTIIAMGALVILYTVTGGSKAVSQTQKQQMVVMLGGMVVAALVIVWRLPENVSFGRAVDVAGALGRMNVVSFDLDFQDRYNIWSGLTGGLFLSLSYFGTDQSQVGRYLSGRSITESRLGLLFNGVLKIPMQFLILFVGLLVFVFYQFNAPPLLFNQPLRAKVQATAQAGEFAALEEKWTRVQADKRAEAENYLAALDTRDASAEASAREQLQAAARAADSVRKEAKAVVSRALPGMETKDSDYIFISFVKDWMPSGLVGLLITVILAAAMSSIASELTALGATTTVDFYRRVVRRDASDHHILVASKLFTVFWGIVAVAFASFASLLDNLIQAVNILGSIFYGTVLGIFLVAFFLKHVRGNAVFLAALISQTTVIALFMFSGIGYLWFNVIGCALVVSLGLAIQAVMPRPASA, encoded by the coding sequence GTGACACTGCTCGACTGGCTGGTCCTCATCGGGACGACGGCATTCATCGTGGGCTGGGGGCTCTGGCGGACGCGCGGCGAGCGCGACACCGCGAGCAGCTACCTGCGGGGTGACCAGGATCTGCGCTGGCCCACCATCGGCCTGTCGGTCATGGCCACGCAGGCCAGCGCCATCACCTTCCTCTCCGTCCCGGGCCAGGCCTACGAGGACGGAATGCGCTTCGTGCAGTTCTACTTCGGACTGCCGCTCGCGATGGTGATCGTCAGCGCCATCTTCGTCCCCATCTACTACCGGCTGAATGTCATCACGGCCTACGAGTACCTGGAGTCCCGCTTCGACTTGAAGACGCGCCTGCTCGGTGCGTTCCTCTTCCTCATCCAGCGCGGGCTCGCTTCCGGCATCACCATCTACGCGCCCTCCATCATCCTCTCCGCCATCTTCGGCTGGCCGCTGGAGCCGACCATCATCGCGATGGGGGCACTCGTCATCCTCTATACGGTGACGGGTGGCTCCAAGGCCGTCAGCCAGACGCAGAAGCAGCAGATGGTGGTGATGCTCGGGGGCATGGTCGTGGCCGCCCTCGTCATCGTGTGGCGGCTGCCCGAGAACGTGTCCTTCGGGCGCGCCGTGGATGTCGCCGGAGCGCTCGGCCGGATGAACGTGGTCAGCTTCGATCTCGACTTCCAGGACCGCTACAACATCTGGTCCGGCCTCACCGGCGGCCTCTTCCTGTCGCTGTCGTACTTCGGGACCGACCAGTCCCAGGTGGGCCGCTACCTGTCGGGCCGCTCCATCACCGAGAGCCGCCTCGGGCTGCTGTTCAACGGCGTCCTGAAGATCCCGATGCAGTTCCTCATCCTCTTCGTCGGGCTCCTGGTCTTCGTGTTCTACCAGTTCAACGCGCCGCCGTTGCTCTTCAACCAGCCCCTGCGCGCGAAGGTGCAGGCGACCGCGCAGGCGGGCGAGTTCGCGGCCCTCGAGGAGAAGTGGACGCGCGTCCAGGCCGACAAGCGCGCCGAGGCAGAGAACTACCTGGCGGCCCTCGATACCCGTGATGCCTCCGCCGAGGCCAGCGCGCGCGAGCAGCTCCAGGCCGCCGCCCGCGCGGCCGACTCGGTCCGCAAGGAGGCCAAGGCCGTGGTGTCCCGCGCCCTGCCGGGCATGGAGACCAAGGACTCGGACTACATCTTCATCTCGTTCGTGAAGGACTGGATGCCCAGCGGGCTCGTGGGGCTGCTCATCACCGTCATCCTCGCGGCGGCCATGAGCTCGATCGCCAGCGAGCTCACCGCCCTGGGCGCGACGACCACGGTCGACTTCTACCGGCGGGTCGTCCGCCGCGACGCCTCGGACCACCACATCCTGGTGGCCTCCAAGCTGTTCACCGTCTTCTGGGGGATCGTCGCGGTGGCCTTCGCGAGCTTCGCGTCGCTGCTCGACAACCTCATCCAGGCCGTCAACATCCTGGGCTCCATCTTCTACGGGACGGTGCTGGGCATCTTCCTCGTGGCCTTCTTCCTCAAGCACGTGAGGGGCAATGCCGTCTTCCTCGCCGCGCTCATCTCGCAGACCACGGTGATCGCCCTCTTCATGTTCAGCGGGATCGGCTACCTCTGGTTCAACGTGATCGGCTGTGCGCTGGTGGTCTCCCTGGGCCTGGCCATCCAGGCCGTCATGCCCCGGCCGGCGAGCGCCTGA
- the bshA gene encoding N-acetyl-alpha-D-glucosaminyl L-malate synthase BshA — translation MSDRLNLAITCFPTFGGSGMVATEIGLAMAERGHRVHFIARDLPVRLHGMTRKVIFHEVVESDYPALAHSGTYPLALASKMIEVASYEQLDILHVHYAVPHATAAWMAREVLGDLAPRIVTTLHGTDTTLVGTDPTYLPITRFSILRSDAVTTPSEFLRRATWDGFRLPETVPIEVIPNFVDTERYAPVRDRTLLRQLFPGFTDDEPVLIHVSNFRPVKRIGDVVSIFEEAHRARPCRLVMIGDGPERSPAERRVRELGLEDRVAFLGKQESFVEILASADVFLLPSEQESFGLAALEALSCGIPVVASNIGGIPEQVDHGTTGFLAPVGDVEAMAGHVLELVRDTGRWRSFSRRARENVLARFQLGPAIDRYEALYRQLMAGASRG, via the coding sequence ATGAGCGACCGCCTCAACCTGGCCATCACCTGCTTTCCCACCTTTGGAGGCAGCGGCATGGTCGCGACCGAGATCGGTCTGGCCATGGCGGAGCGCGGCCACCGCGTCCACTTCATCGCGAGGGACCTCCCGGTACGCCTGCACGGGATGACGCGCAAGGTCATCTTCCACGAGGTGGTGGAGAGCGACTACCCGGCGCTCGCCCACTCGGGGACGTACCCCCTGGCGCTCGCCTCGAAGATGATCGAGGTCGCCAGCTACGAGCAGCTGGACATCCTGCACGTGCACTACGCGGTGCCCCATGCCACGGCGGCCTGGATGGCCCGCGAGGTGCTGGGGGATCTGGCGCCGCGCATCGTGACGACGCTCCACGGCACCGACACCACGCTCGTCGGTACGGATCCCACCTACCTGCCCATCACGCGCTTCTCCATCCTGCGCAGCGACGCGGTGACCACGCCCTCGGAGTTCCTGCGGCGCGCCACCTGGGACGGCTTCCGGCTCCCGGAGACCGTCCCCATCGAGGTCATCCCCAACTTCGTCGACACGGAGCGCTACGCCCCGGTCCGCGACCGGACCCTCCTGCGCCAGCTCTTCCCCGGGTTCACGGATGACGAGCCCGTGCTCATCCACGTGTCGAACTTCCGGCCGGTGAAGCGCATCGGCGACGTGGTGTCCATCTTCGAGGAGGCCCACCGCGCACGCCCCTGCCGGCTGGTGATGATTGGTGACGGCCCCGAGCGCTCACCCGCGGAGCGCAGGGTCCGGGAGCTCGGCCTGGAGGACCGCGTGGCCTTCCTGGGCAAGCAGGAGAGCTTCGTGGAGATCCTCGCCTCGGCGGATGTCTTCCTCCTGCCGAGTGAGCAGGAGAGCTTCGGCCTCGCCGCGCTCGAGGCGCTGAGCTGTGGCATCCCGGTGGTCGCCAGCAACATCGGCGGCATCCCGGAGCAGGTCGATCACGGGACGACGGGCTTCCTGGCGCCAGTGGGGGACGTGGAGGCCATGGCGGGCCACGTCCTCGAGCTCGTCCGGGACACGGGGCGCTGGCGGAGTTTCTCCCGCCGCGCCCGCGAGAACGTCCTGGCCCGCTTCCAGCTCGGGCCGGCCATCGACCGCTACGAGGCCCTCTACCGTCAGCTCATGGCGGGGGCCTCGCGCGGCTGA
- the bshC gene encoding bacillithiol biosynthesis cysteine-adding enzyme BshC — MASSFSASWLRGDPRALEFLPDRFRHRTARAEAVAAAASRPLAPAIHDVLVARNARLAPSPARERNLELLARPGTTVVVTGQQVGLFLGPLFTVYKAASAIVAARALAEEAGRPCVPVFWLQTEDHDLPEIDHCFTPRSAGGLLRACLELPDAATSRVPVAHRRLGPGVTAALAALRAELGDSPHASEHLALLERAYRPDATLADAFAEVLSALFADEGLVFLDPRDPRLAPLAAPLHRRAIEEASAIAGKLAQRGQALSEAGFSEQVHIRPGSPLGFFSPDGIDGARYRIDPASIPGTWSLVGHPEGASVTTAELLSWLEREPLRFTTSALLRPILQDSWLPTAAYVGGPGEIAYFAQLAPLHAHVGLPMPLIVPRARFRVIDDRARRLLDTLGLSPDDAAAPRDELLARLAARDAGGGFEPPEAVEARLLGDFASELARLGERMAAIDPTFARAVTRTDKTVRRGISRLAARYGRAITQRDQVMVDRVDRLRAYLAPDGAPQERIHGLPYYACRLGSQAFTRLVLEACEPFSGNLKDLKP, encoded by the coding sequence GTGGCTTCCTCCTTCTCCGCCTCCTGGCTCCGCGGCGATCCTCGCGCGCTCGAATTCCTCCCCGACCGCTTCCGGCACCGGACCGCCCGCGCCGAGGCTGTCGCCGCCGCGGCCTCGCGGCCTCTCGCCCCGGCGATCCACGACGTGCTCGTGGCCCGCAATGCGCGCCTCGCGCCGAGCCCCGCCCGCGAGCGGAACCTGGAGCTGCTCGCCCGTCCCGGCACGACCGTCGTGGTGACCGGCCAGCAGGTCGGGCTCTTCCTCGGGCCGCTCTTCACGGTCTACAAGGCCGCCTCGGCCATCGTCGCCGCCCGCGCCCTGGCCGAGGAGGCCGGCCGGCCCTGCGTCCCCGTCTTCTGGTTGCAGACCGAGGATCACGATCTCCCCGAGATCGATCACTGCTTCACTCCGCGCTCCGCCGGTGGGCTCCTGCGCGCGTGCCTGGAGCTGCCCGACGCGGCGACCTCGCGCGTCCCGGTCGCCCACCGCCGCCTGGGCCCAGGGGTCACCGCCGCGCTCGCCGCGCTGCGCGCCGAGCTGGGCGACAGTCCTCACGCGAGCGAGCACCTGGCGCTCCTCGAACGCGCCTACCGTCCCGATGCGACGCTGGCGGACGCCTTCGCCGAGGTGCTGTCGGCCCTCTTCGCGGACGAGGGGCTCGTGTTCCTCGACCCGCGGGACCCTCGCCTCGCGCCCCTGGCCGCGCCCCTCCACCGCCGCGCCATCGAGGAGGCCTCGGCCATCGCCGGCAAGCTCGCCCAGCGGGGCCAGGCCCTCTCCGAGGCGGGCTTCTCCGAGCAGGTCCACATCCGCCCGGGCTCACCGCTGGGCTTCTTCTCTCCCGATGGTATCGACGGCGCGCGCTACCGCATCGATCCCGCTTCCATCCCCGGCACCTGGAGCCTCGTGGGCCACCCGGAAGGTGCCTCCGTGACGACGGCCGAGCTCCTCTCCTGGCTGGAGCGCGAGCCGCTCCGCTTCACGACCTCGGCCCTGTTGCGTCCCATCCTCCAGGACTCCTGGCTTCCCACGGCGGCCTACGTCGGCGGGCCGGGGGAGATCGCCTACTTCGCGCAGCTCGCACCGCTGCATGCGCACGTCGGCCTGCCGATGCCGCTCATCGTTCCGCGCGCCCGGTTCCGCGTCATCGACGACCGCGCCCGCCGCCTGCTCGACACGCTCGGCCTCTCGCCGGATGACGCGGCCGCCCCGCGTGACGAGCTGCTGGCCCGCCTCGCCGCCCGCGACGCCGGGGGAGGCTTCGAGCCGCCCGAGGCCGTCGAGGCCCGCCTCCTGGGCGACTTCGCCTCGGAGCTCGCCCGCCTCGGCGAGCGCATGGCCGCCATCGACCCGACCTTCGCCCGGGCCGTCACCCGCACCGACAAGACAGTCCGCCGAGGCATCTCCCGTCTCGCGGCCCGGTACGGCCGCGCCATCACGCAGCGGGATCAGGTGATGGTCGATCGCGTGGACCGCCTGCGGGCCTACCTCGCCCCGGATGGCGCACCGCAGGAGCGCATCCACGGGCTGCCGTACTACGCGTGCCGCCTCGGCTCCCAGGCCTTCACGCGCCTCGTCCTCGAGGCCTGTGAGCCCTTCTCCGGCAACCTGAAGGATCTGAAGCCATGA
- the bshB1 gene encoding bacillithiol biosynthesis deacetylase BshB1, giving the protein MTAANSTYGLDVLAFGPHPDDVELFCGGFLARMVDLGYRTGIVDLTRGEKSSRGTPESRAAETEAASRVLGLSVRENLGLPDGWIDPWAGFEAPEAERARTAPVARVVEVLRRLRPELVLVPWQQERHPDHEATSALVTRALFFASVRKFETEPPSASFTPRQVLYYPMRHLAEPSFVVDVSAAHERKMAAIRCYASQVEPRAEGPQTLVGSPLSLTSLEARDRFYGARIGVSHGEPYVLRETLGLSDPLDHFRRNSFARPLFFP; this is encoded by the coding sequence ATGACCGCGGCCAATTCCACCTACGGGCTCGACGTCCTCGCCTTCGGGCCGCACCCCGACGATGTCGAGCTCTTCTGCGGCGGGTTCCTGGCCCGAATGGTCGACCTCGGCTACCGCACCGGCATCGTCGACCTGACGCGCGGCGAGAAGAGCTCGCGAGGGACTCCCGAGTCGCGCGCCGCCGAGACCGAGGCCGCTTCCCGGGTGCTGGGCCTGTCGGTCCGAGAGAACCTCGGCCTGCCGGATGGGTGGATCGACCCCTGGGCCGGCTTCGAGGCGCCCGAGGCCGAGCGCGCGCGGACCGCGCCCGTGGCTCGCGTGGTCGAGGTCCTCCGCCGCCTCCGCCCCGAGCTCGTCCTCGTCCCCTGGCAGCAGGAGCGCCACCCGGACCACGAGGCCACCAGCGCCCTGGTGACGCGCGCGTTGTTCTTCGCCTCGGTGCGCAAGTTCGAGACCGAGCCTCCCAGCGCGTCCTTCACGCCGAGGCAGGTCCTCTACTACCCCATGCGCCACCTGGCCGAGCCGAGCTTCGTCGTCGACGTGTCGGCGGCCCACGAGCGGAAGATGGCCGCCATCCGCTGCTACGCGAGCCAGGTGGAGCCCCGGGCGGAGGGTCCGCAGACCCTGGTCGGCTCGCCCCTGTCGCTCACCTCGCTCGAGGCGCGCGACCGCTTCTACGGCGCGCGGATCGGCGTCTCCCACGGCGAGCCCTACGTCCTGCGCGAGACCCTGGGCCTGAGCGATCCCCTGGACCATTTCCGCCGGAATAGCTTCGCGCGGCCCCTGTTCTTCCCCTAA